The Astatotilapia calliptera chromosome 8, fAstCal1.2, whole genome shotgun sequence nucleotide sequence CTTTAATTGATTAGAGGCCACTGTGACCATTTGGAAATTCAGCCGGGTCCTTGAGAAGcgagtgtgaatgtgagcggcGAGGGTTACAGATGATGCTGCCATGTAGAAGTAATGAGCAGTGGTAATAAAAGAGGCAGCAGAGATGGAAAGAGTTGAGGACAGAAGATTATGATCAAAACATGTGgagtggtttgtttttttgcttttttataaaGGGCTGATCAGAAACGGGAGATGAAGAAGATGAAGTGGCAAAGTTTGGGAGAAAGTATGAAGCAAGAACTTTAAGTTCAGGTTTTTACCACATACTGTAGTTTAAAACCATATATAtggcatttaaaatatataaaagcagGTCATTGTAAGCTTTAAATTTGTCCACTGCATTGCTTATGGATACAGGGTGTAACAAGATTATTATTTTACTAGGATACAGTAAAAATGGACTTGTGGCTTCTGGCAAAAACCTTGACAAACACACTATACTCAGTGTTTAGTAAACTGAAAAGCCTTTAACGCTGACactaaagtacaaaaaaacagtCAGATCAAAGTTTGGATCATAGTGGTACTGATCTGATACTAAATACAAATATGCCCATTTAGAACAGCTTATTTGTGCTGTCACATAATGATGCTATGTACTGTAATAAAAGCACACTGAAGCTTttgcctgtctgtgtgtctgtctgtgtgttttacgCTCTCTCCAAACGTATGCACCGCCCTTTGCAGCTGAATCCACTCAGCAATTAAGCCTGGGAGTATTTAAGCAGAGGCAGGGGGAGAGGAGAACCTCAGTCTTTTAGTGTATTTCTGTTTGCAGTGTATGAGCTCATGGAGATTTGTGCGTGCAGTTTGCCAGCTATTTGATTAATTTCCCTTTTAGTTACAGGCTACTAAATTTTGTCGcattctttttacttttatgtggCGATAGCAGCTTGGCCATGGTTCTGACtttacttaatttaaaaaaaaatgttgttttgttccTGAATCACCCAGAGACTTCTTCTGTCGCTTCCCCAGATGCCACAGACTTCCTGGGGAATATAACATGCGCACTTTTGCAGAGTTTCTCTTAAGCAATAATCATGATGTGGCTGGGTGCACATGGATTGCCAAAAAATCTGTAGTGCATAGTTTTAAAAGACCAGCTTAATAATATGCAAGCATGCAATCAGTTAAGTGCTTTGATTTGATTGAATTAATGTGGTTCTTTAGTCACAGAGAATTTCTTCTACCTCTATTTGCATAGAGTGGACTGCCTGGACTATATTATcctcagcaaaaaaaaagaatgaaaaatccATGATGCCACGAGAAGACCTGCAAGTGCAAAACATCTCCTGTCTACTAGTATCGCCATCTGTTTCCTGCATGACTAACCAGGACACGCAGGTCAAATGTTTTGTGGCTGGATGTACCTGCAGAGATGACAGCGAGGCATGCAAACAGACAAGAAGCTGCTGTCCTCCCCTCGTGGAGGTGAGCCAAACACGGCTCTCGCTGTCTGACAGATAAACAATGAGAGCCACCAGAGAGGGCCGCTGCTTGTGCTGAAGCTACGAGAGCTGATTCAACACTTTGCAGCAAAGACGGATCTTTATTTACCACTGGCCGTGACACGTTTACAAAAAGCTCAGAGATTCATTTCAGTCACTTCCCCGTAAGATATACACGTAGCATTTAATCATAGCGTTGTTCACCTTGTTGAGGAAATACAGTGAAGGCTGCAGTTCTTGTTGTTTTGGCATTGCACTAATGTCAGGTAAACACTGAGGATGCTTTTGTGGGCTGCATGTGTGAAGGTCTTCTCCACTTGGGTTTGGCAACTTGCCACGTGCAGCTTTAGCAAAGCAGAGGACAAATGTAAGCCTGGCTCTCAGCGTTGTTTTAAGAGATAGATGACTAgaactttttttaatttttgctgtAGAAATCCATgtgatttctgtttgttttttcacctgtTTTTGTATGAAACCATGTTCTTGATGTTTTGAGAGAAAGTAAAACAGTCAATGTTATTCAGAAAACAGgccttaaatataaatataaaacagcaTCTAAAAACTTTCTTTATAGGATTTCATCAGTTTGTGGTTCCCGGTTCGCCTCCACAACCCTGAAGCCAGTCTGTGATCTACAGCAAAAGCCAATCAATCTGACCACCACGCTGACTGCTCCTTTAATAGACTGCATGTTTACTTTCATAAAGTTTTATCTCTTTTCCCACAGAGAGgctaaaaatagaaatactACAGGGAAAAAAATAGTTCCAAGTTTGCTACAGGTTTTTCCATTGGCACTGGCACAGCACACTATGCTACTAACGGTTGCAACAGTGGCGTATATTTATTGCTATTTACATGAGGAAAAATCAAGGGGGGAAAGTGGCTTAAATAAATACACTAAAATGTAAGACTTGTCTTAAAATCTGTGCTCTAGTGTGCTGTATCAAAACTGGATTCTTAAAGTGATACTTTTACTAAAGTCAACATTTTAGTTATTATAATGATTGTGGCCGACGGCTTAACAGAGAAGATAAATGTTGTTTATCGAGCAAAAATGCCAAACATTCACAGCTTTCAGATCCTAAAGTGAGAAATCATAGGAAAATAATCATTCGTTACATCTCTGCAAAGGACATGCATCATAGAAAAAGTGGTTTGAAACATGACAAGCCACTCAAAACCCATTCCTGGAGCTTTGTGTGCTCAGCTTTCACTCATTTTTCCATATGCTCAATATTTTACACAAACAATTAATTTTGTGAAAATATGGATTAATACTCTACCTCCTTTCAAGccagtttaaaaatatacaagGCTTGCTGCTCATCTCAATCAatataaatctaaatttaaACTTGATTTAATTAGGCTAATCTCCCCTTCAAGGTCATCTTGTTGTGCACATCTGGATCAATTCCAGGGTAGCTATTTTTAGCACGCTCCTCCAAAAGTCCCGTTATGAACGCTTGCACTTTTGTATCTAGAATTTCACagagcagcaaacatcagctgctgTGTGATCCAGCTGATTACTGTTGATGCAAACTTGGTCTTTGGTTACATCCAGAATCCAAAGAGTAGCTTTCGCTGGAAGAGTCCACAGTGTCCAAGCACAAAGGTGGTGCTGCCAGGAGACATTTGTGGGGTTTTTCAATGTTTAGTCATTTCTCAGGGAGAGTTTTCCAACACTGATATTTACTTTAACCTCCTGAAGCATGTGAGAGATGACATCTGGTATGAACCATCTAAACAGTCTatagaaaatcttttttttttagccacagCAACAAAATCCGTGCTAAACACCTGCCACACATGCCAGATTTGATTGCCTCTGACATTATCCTCTTCTCCTAAAAAAATCCAAGATGATCGGTTCCAGTTTCGACACCACACATCACAGAACCAGAGCTGCAAGAGGGTATAATGGGACTTCCAAGCAGCAACCTAAAAGTAACAGCCACATTCAAAGTGCTGTAATGCTTCCTAAAGCGATATTCTTGAAGGAGAGATTGGTCAAATTTAAATCTCTTGtagctttttattttgctggGCATACACAGAACTTTACCTTCACACCACATAGGTCTTTTATTAGTCTTTAGTTTGGTAGGTTAGTGCatttataaaaatttaaaaaagacgaGAGGGGGCATGGATGCCTCCTTACTTAAGCCATGATGACCTTGTTCATCCTAAGAGCATGGATTGTTTCATTTGCCGTTTTGTAATCTTCCTCATCGATATGTTTTTAGGACTTCTCAAAAAAGCCACTTGAAAAAGCTTCTTTTACCTCATAGAAAGGCTCACTGTGCAGTTTGTGATAATACCAGTccacaaacacagtcacaaGCAACAAAAAGGTGCATCTTCATACACAGGACTGGGTGGTAAAGCTGTAAGCACATTAGGTGCTACTGTTCTTAGgccatgtttttaatttatacaAAATAGCCTAATGCTTAGCATGTTTGGATGAACTATCACTTTAAGCTCCACAGATACCTAATATTACATGGTTATAAAACTTCTTAAATCTCTCCACAGTCTCGGAAATGCTTGATCACCTCCTGGCCTAATTTAGTTTTTGTATCCATGTCCTATTTTGTAACATTGGCTTTTTTGTCGTCTGACTGCCATCTTTCAGAAACTTCCAGAGAGTCTGCACTTTAGGTATCATCTTTAAGCTCCTTGGTTGTAGCAATTTTTCACAGCTCCACATTTTAGCAGTCTCTGATTAGTGAAATCCTGGGCCATTTGTCACCGAAGACACAACAGGCTGAATATTTCTGACCAAGTTATGACATGACCTGCAGGTACTCTGTGCAATTAAGAGCAGCACTTCATAAAATAGTCATTTTTCCCCACAAGTACGGATCACCTCtagggtaaaaataaataacagtggGATGAAGCATAAGAGGGGTGTCCTAGATGGAACTCTCATCGGGTTGCAAGTCcagttgtgtgtgtttccttttctcCAGGATCCTGTTGAGCTCCTCTGTGAAGGAATGGTAGAGCGGGGACATACCGTCAGGGTCGGCCTGCCTCAGCAGCATGTAGCTGTTTCCGTTCATCTTCCTCAGCACGCTGGGCAGAGTGGCCGAGAGCCCGTTGGCATAGTCCATGTTGGGAAGCGGGGGTGGCATGGGAAGAGGAGGAGCCGGAGGAGGTGTTTTAGCTGGAGACATCTGGCCTTCACCTGGCACTATCTGGAGGAAGCCATCACCCAGGTCCCCAAAGCTCGGCACTGAGATGGACCGACGACCCTGACGGCCATTGCAGTGGCTTGAGATGGTTTTAAGTTCAAGGTGGGAGCTCCTTTTTCTCTCAGAGGCACCTAGGACTTGGAGACCTTGCTGGGAGAACTTCCGATCCTGAGAGGCTCGTCTAGTGCAGAAGCTTACATAAAGAAGGACCACAGTCAAAACCAAGCAAAGCCCACCGAGAACCGCCACCAGAGAGATGTACACGGCCTCCATGTGTCTGTAGGTCTGAAACTCAGGTCTTGAAGGAAGTGGGGCAGGAGGCGAGGGCAAGGGCTGCTCAGTGGGGCTGCCGGTAGAGAAAACAGTCGGGCTGGAAATTGTAGTGGGGTTAGTTGTGGCTGTGGGTTCCACAGGGAAGTACGGCTCTGTGTGAACCCTTACTGTGTAGAGATAGACCAGAACTGAGACTGAGTTCTCGAGAGCAAAGCAGCGGTAAATGCCGCTCTGCTGGGTGCGAGCTCCGATTATCAGGAGGCCATCTGTGCCGATCCGATAGCCCGAATTGAGGTCGTATCCCTGGAGCTCCCTGCCGTTTAGCGTCCAGCGTGGAGTTGCCAGGTTGGAGCGTAGTTCACACTGGAGTAGCACGTCGTCACCCGACATCACAGAACGCCTCCGATGGACCACTGAGGATAAAAACAAGAGGACAAGAGACATGAGATggagttaaaaagaaaagtgaagtgaaaaagacagaagaagactAGTGGAACGTGAGAACGTGAGAACGTGAGAAACAGTGTGACACAAATGCAGGAAGACAGAGCAATGAATATACAAGATGTCGGGTCACCAAGGTTACAATTTAAAAGTGAAGGTGAGCAACGTGTACAGCACCAGCATCGCTTTCCATCACATTTCATAAGCTGCTTTAAATGTAGCGAGCTCTGCAGTGCAGCCAGCAGGCCTGTCTGACCTCCAGCAAGAGAGGAACTGATTAAAATGTGTAAGCTGGGACCTGGGGGATGGGTAGGGAACATACACCTAATAAAATCCCTTAATAGATACTAAAAGCTTTAGTTTTCTGGCAGAGAAGGAAGATGGAAGGAAGATTTTTTAACCCCATCATCTGTGAGAGAGTCAGAAAAACTTACCAAGTGGGAAGGATGGTAAGGTAAAATGAAGAActaaccttttttaaaaatgaacaaagacGCTGTGGTATAATGgatttacagtgtagaaatgaAGTGCACGTGAATGTGTGAAGCAACACGTACCATTTCCTGAATTCTCCTTGCAGCCCCTGACCCCTCTCAAGATATCCTGGGTTAGGTTCGACCTGCAATAGTAATTaggaaaaatttgcatttaacCTTCATTAAACTAAGAGATAAGCGTTAGAGTAAAAAGCGAGTGTCTTCTGAGAGCATAAATAACAGCgaggtataaaaatgcagcaaaacTGTGATAAACAGAAACGTGATTGTCATATCATAAAGAAGATTTCTCCAATCAAGATTTCGACACAAAACTACCTGAAAGCTGCAAATATTGAGCCATTTCTGCAGCAAAGCCTTAATatcataaaaagaaataaacttgAGATAGCTTGGGTTCCCAGCAATAAGAGGAGGATAcctaaatgctttttttatgCAGCCCACTGTGGATTAGTACTAGGGATAAATTCCCCATCTCCTCCTTTATAGAAGGATTACTataacaaaatgtttttcaaagaaataatATGGATATTGTAACTTAATAAGCTTTAAGAAGGAAGCATTACCATCCAAATCTTTTTGCTACTTTCTTTGGATGTGATGCAGCAGCCAAAGTATAAAACAAATCCACGGGGAGGGCCGAAGTGTCTGCTGCAGTAATGGAGATTAAGATGTCTGCTACTCAGTCATGCAGAGTTAATGAAGAGAGGCACAAACAGTCCCCAGTGCAAAGAGTGAACACAAGCATGCCTGTTTACTGTCATGTACCAcgtgcacttttttttccactggaatTAATTTACAAAATCCAGGTAAGCTCCTAGTAAACAAAGGAGGAATCTAACTTAGCAATTTTTGCATAGACCTGCATGTCCTGAAGCCTATTACACCTGATGCTGGGCAACAGATAGGATACACCTGGATGGTTTGACAGTCCTGTAAAACTGATTAGTGATATCATACAGTATTAGCTCCATCTCCAGTAAAGTGGCAGCaatgcagcacatttaagccTGTGGACACGGTCAAGTTGacctgctaaagttcaaactgGGCATCGGAATGGGGAAGAAAGCTCATTTAAGGCACATTGAATgttgcatggttgttggtgccaggttGGATGGTCTGAGTACTTCAAAAACTGGTGATCTAcagggattttcccacacaaacatCCCTAGAGTTAACAGAGAATGagccaaaaaagagaaaatattttctgGGAGAAAATTCCTTGTTCAAGTCAAAGGTCAAAAGAGAATAACCAGACTTCTTCGAGCTGACAGGATAACAAGagtaactcaaataatcacTCATTACGATTAAGGAATGTGGAAGAGTATCTAATGCACAACTCGTTAAACCTTAAAGTAGTCGGgctacagcaacagaagaccaCGCCAGGTGCTACTCCTGATAGCTAAGAATAGAAAACGACTAGAACTCATAGGATCAGAGTTTGGAGTAAAGAACATGAAGGCACACATCCATTCTGCCTTATATCAACagctcaggctgctggtggtgtaatgtgggggatattttattGGCATATATCCCACGGAGAGTTAAGGCAGCTCTGAATGCAAACGGGGTCCAAATGGTACTAACAAGGTGTTCCTCATAAAGGTTTGGTGAGTGTACATtagcatttatttaatattgaCAAAATACTCTCAAAGTTTTAATTATTGTGTTGTACCAGTTGTACCAGTTTCTCTCATGTAAATATTTCAGATGGCGATATGTAAAGTAAAATGTTACTGAAAGAGGAAAGACACGATTTCACTCACTTCCACCCTGTTTGTTTTTCCGTTCTACATGCAGAGCTACATGAGACATAAAGATTGAAATCATATCCAAATGGGTGGgggctttttttgtgtgtgtgcgtacttgaaattcaaaacttCCCATTATGTGCGAAGCTCCTGCTGAGCTGAACAGAGCTGATGAGAAAAATCCAGGTCAACTACATTGTCTTAGACCTGCTTTCATAGAAGATTTGTTGGAGGGATACAGAAGCTGTATAAATAATTAACTGTGCTCTGGTATTGTTTGGCCCAGAAGGAAGAAATAAACATAAGCTAAAAAAGGTCATGTAATGCAAAAATGTACAGCACAAAAAGTTAATCATCTTATTCACCTCTCCCTAATCTCCTGTAATTTTTCCAGAGGGCTTGATGGTAATGTTATGTTAAATCAACATGCCATCAGTTATGAGCAGTTCACCACATTATTTAACAGttacattagaaaaaaataaataaaatctaaataaaaagtacattttatgCTCAATTTTTCAGCTCATGTAAAAAAATAGATATAGAGTTAACAGAATATGACAAAATTAGGAAAAATCGGAGACTACAGAGCAGGTGGAACTGTGGAGAAGGTTTAGGGAAGTATAGATTCAGGATCTATGGAAGAGCAAAGCAAATgtatcttgtttgttttctgccagATCTCTGTAAccccatttttttttgcatgcattGTGTaattatgcatgtgtgtgacacTAAAATACATTGAGTCTGTGTCCTTACtggaaatattcttttttttgagtGCATGTGCCCTTACTTTTGTGCACGTGAAGATATTTCCACACACACTTTCCCATCCCAGCCGCAGAAGGGGTCTCTGGCGAACACACAGTCATAACAGGAAGTGTACCTCTTGCAGGCTGACATCGGTACCTGCACGACTCCAGAGTGCGACCCAACATAGACACTCCTCTGTAAAACAGGAGCATATTTGGAAGATTTTTTCCTCATGTTAAATATTGTAATGCCCTTCAGTATAGACAGTGTATTTGTTCTTTAATCATCAGTTATTCATCGGTGGAGAAGGGAAGAGTTCCACAACCTTTTTGGGGTATGACAGGGATTTAGGCGCAAAGGTTGCCCATTTTCATTTAGATATAAATCCTTATTCTGTTAACGTACAGTTTTACTGTAGATATATTTAAACCTACCAGAGCTGAGGAGATGACCAGGCTCTCTATGGGCTGTGGTTCatcaaacagctgcagctcttcTATGATATGCATTTCTCCATCGATGTCCACAGCTCTATGCAGCCAGCCGTCATCTGCAACAACAGAGAAAACCTTGTTGAGTTAAACTGAGATGTGAATATAACAAAATGCTGGCTGTATGAACAAGACTGATGTAGCCACTCAGTCTGAAACTCATGCTAGTGACAATTCTTTCTAAAGACTAGCAGGGGCAAAATCCACTGATAATAAAAAGATTGACCCTAGTTTTCACTTGATTTAATACCTCGGTAAACGCTATGCTGATTGCTTTATAGTCTCCATTTCTAGTTCCACCACTATTTCACCATGAGTTCCTCTCCTTTTACACAGATAGCAGCCAATGATGCAGAGGTATTCCTTGTAGCATGAGATGGTGCATTGTCTTGCATGAAGACGGTTGTGTTGCAGAAGGCACAGTTCTTCTCTTTCTACCATGGAAGAAAGCGGTCAGTCAGAAACTCCACATACTGGCTCAAAACATGACTCCACCACCTCCTTGCTGACGATGCAGCCTTGTTGGGATATGGTGGCCGTCCACCAACCATCCACCACTGCATCCATCAGTGAACAAGACTGTTTGAAAATTAGTCTTCATGAGTTCTGGGCCCACCACAGCCGTTTCTGCTTGTGAGCATTGGTTAGGGGTGGCCGAATAGAAGGTTTATGCACAACTGCAAATCTATGGAGGATCCTACACCTTGATGTTCGCCGGGCTCCACAGGCACCAGCAGCTTCAAATatgtgtttgctgctttgtaATGGCCTTTTAGCAGCTGCTCTCTTAATCTGATGTATTTGTCTGGCGGAAAccttcataataataataataataataatggattgcatttatatagcgcttttccggacccctcaaagcgctttacaataccactattcattcactttcacattcatacactggtgaaggcaagctacagttgtagccacagctgccctggggcctttatctttatctttattCCATCCATGGGTTTAATTGAAAAACAACTTATTTCATCTTTATGACACTTAAACacaatttgcataataatttggAATGCGGTGTATTGTTATTTCATGGCACTGCTAAATGCAGATATGGTGTTTATTTGGTCATTTCATTGGATTTCTTGTATGAAACTCACCAGTTCCCAAAAACAGAACAGTGTAAATATTTCCATCCAGTGCCGGCTCTTTGTGCACTGCTATCTTGACATAGTTGACACTTCTTTTGAACATGAGGGGGCGCACACCTATTGGGTGCACCTGTTTGGCCATCAGCGGGTGCCTTCTGGCGAAGGTGAGGACATTGTCTGGGAGATCTCGAGACGAGTTGATGTTCTGGGACCTGTGCAGATCTGTTATACACTGAagatacagacagaaaaaatgactaaaaatacAGAACATAACAATCACTGATGATGGTGGAGAGAAGGTTAATGCTTTAAAACTTACAGAGCCGGGTCTTGGATCTGGGACTTTTCCTGTGTACTCCCTCCATTTTGAGTCTTGCACCTCCATGTACGGCCCTTCGAAAACCTTCTGCACATCTGAGAAGGCGTACTGGCAGATAGCAGACGCTTTGATATTCTTCCTGTAACACAATCCCCAATACCCCAAAGACATGTCCAGGGGACACACTCAGGATTAATGACTCAAAGTTGAAAAACGGCTGGATTGAATTTCAGAAGCATCACAGATCATCAGGCCTCACTGACAGGCAAAAGGTTAACTAGCTGACTCTTTATTCTATGAAAACTGTGGGTATTATGGtgggttttttccttttcacattGGCATGTGGGAGTGACGTCACTGACAGGTGTGTAATTTTACCCCTTTATCTCTTCCAGAGGGATGCGTTTTCAACACTAGCATACAGTGCAAAAATACCCACTCCTTGTGagtcataaataaaacaacctATTTGTGGTTTTGGTCCTGCAGCtgtgaggaaaaagaagaagaaaaagactttGTCCAACAGTATGAGTGATTAGTTGATTAGTTGCATGGTAAACCTTAACCTTGAGCCCTAAAGGTGAGATTAGTAATGGATGGAAAATGTCTATGTCACACTCTTTAGGCCATTGTGTAGTCATCAGAGTCTTCAAAAGCATCAAAGTGAGGAAAATAAGAGCGAACTGAGACCAGAATGTGTCTTGAAACTACCAGGAAGTACACCTCAGGGGATTAGTCATTCTTACACATGTGTGTCTGATGCATAGTGATGACTACTACTCATACATGTGtaataacaaagaaagaaagaaagaaagaaagaaagaaagaaagaaagaaagaaagaaagaaagaaagcaagaaagcaagaaagcaagaaagaaagaaagaaagaaaggcaatgtctacactagcccggataaatttgaaaatggcGTATACGTCTGAAAatgctccgcgtccacactattGTTTTCAtgcgttttcacagagttgtgcgtccacacaCAAAACCcttacgttccagtactgcgcatgcgtATCAACcagcctcatttctgtctgtcgtttatttactttccagctCTTCGACACGTCGTGTCAAAATTTTGAG carries:
- the sema4gb gene encoding semaphorin-4G: MGSVKPFLLLLLPLMFFNRLSQLWAFPFSPSLDLDVTARTTVFSKGLLGSTRFIGSSRNYSTLLLEEEARLLYVGGRGALYALNTSSISTPANLTIDWDASPEQKKQCLNKGRDNQTECYNHIRFLQRYNETHLYVCGTNAFRPLCAYIDAERFSFSSGFEEGRDRCPYDPAKGFTGLIIDGEMFTASQYEFRSSPDIRRNFPFPTLRTEEAPTRWLLEANFVGSVLLKESINSSIGDDDKIYFFFTERSQEQIAYPSQTKVSRVARVCKTDWGGQRTLQRKWTSFLKARMVCSVPEYELHLNILRDVFVLQERDARSSIFYGIFGLEWKNIKASAICQYAFSDVQKVFEGPYMEVQDSKWREYTGKVPDPRPGSCITDLHRSQNINSSRDLPDNVLTFARRHPLMAKQVHPIGVRPLMFKRSVNYVKIAVHKEPALDGNIYTVLFLGTDDGWLHRAVDIDGEMHIIEELQLFDEPQPIESLVISSALRSVYVGSHSGVVQVPMSACKRYTSCYDCVFARDPFCGWDGKVCVEISSRAQKSNLTQDILRGVRGCKENSGNVVHRRRSVMSGDDVLLQCELRSNLATPRWTLNGRELQGYDLNSGYRIGTDGLLIIGARTQQSGIYRCFALENSVSVLVYLYTVRVHTEPYFPVEPTATTNPTTISSPTVFSTGSPTEQPLPSPPAPLPSRPEFQTYRHMEAVYISLVAVLGGLCLVLTVVLLYVSFCTRRASQDRKFSQQGLQVLGASERKRSSHLELKTISSHCNGRQGRRSISVPSFGDLGDGFLQIVPGEGQMSPAKTPPPAPPLPMPPPLPNMDYANGLSATLPSVLRKMNGNSYMLLRQADPDGMSPLYHSFTEELNRILEKRKHTQLDLQPDESSI